The proteins below come from a single Desulfitobacterium metallireducens DSM 15288 genomic window:
- a CDS encoding DUF1905 domain-containing protein, which yields MSKVYEFEAEIKKVPDIDGAYIEIPFDVKAEFGKGRVPVTATFDGEVYEGSLVKMKTPCHILGIRKDIRAKMGKQAGDTIKVIIQERAK from the coding sequence ATGAGCAAGGTCTATGAATTTGAAGCGGAGATTAAGAAGGTACCCGATATTGACGGAGCCTATATCGAAATCCCCTTCGACGTTAAGGCAGAGTTTGGGAAAGGACGAGTACCCGTAACAGCTACTTTCGATGGCGAAGTATATGAGGGAAGTCTTGTTAAAATGAAAACGCCTTGCCATATCTTAGGTATTAGAAAAGATATTCGAGCAAAGATGGGTAAGCAGGCTGGAGATACAATCAAGGTTATTATTCAAGAAAGAGCGAAGTAG
- a CDS encoding DUF2156 domain-containing protein encodes MINFKKVELKDKMWIEPLLETADLKGCHQNFTNIFAWSEIYRYQVAQVNGYLVVKSGHIVNEPAYFWPAGSGDIKDVLDEMKQDAVDRDYEFILAGISPENVEELRRLYPDNVEYKEARDAFDYVYLLDKLISLSGNKLHSKRNHINRFKENNNWSFEPITIENLAECWEMNKAWCKANKYEEDEQLVEELCAVRQCFNNFMTLGLEGGLLRLDGKIIAFTMGEKLNSDTFVTHIEKAFGEIQGAYQMINREFAVLIKEKHPELIYINREEDMGYEGLRKAKLSYHPVKMEEKFWAKYIQ; translated from the coding sequence ATGATTAACTTTAAAAAAGTAGAGCTCAAAGACAAAATGTGGATTGAACCGTTACTTGAGACAGCTGATTTGAAAGGTTGTCATCAAAATTTTACAAACATATTTGCCTGGTCAGAAATTTACAGGTATCAAGTGGCCCAGGTTAATGGTTACCTTGTGGTTAAGAGTGGTCATATCGTCAATGAACCGGCTTATTTCTGGCCAGCAGGTTCAGGGGATATCAAGGACGTTTTGGATGAGATGAAACAAGATGCGGTAGACCGTGATTATGAATTTATTTTAGCGGGAATCTCGCCTGAGAATGTGGAAGAGTTGCGACGCTTATATCCTGATAACGTTGAATATAAAGAAGCTCGCGACGCTTTTGATTATGTGTATTTGTTAGATAAGCTTATCTCTCTCTCGGGTAATAAGCTCCACTCGAAACGGAATCATATTAATCGGTTCAAGGAAAATAATAATTGGAGCTTTGAACCGATCACTATAGAGAATTTAGCTGAATGCTGGGAGATGAATAAAGCCTGGTGTAAGGCGAACAAATACGAAGAAGATGAACAGCTCGTAGAAGAATTGTGCGCCGTTCGTCAATGCTTTAATAATTTTATGACGTTGGGGCTAGAGGGTGGACTCCTGCGTTTGGATGGAAAAATTATTGCCTTTACGATGGGAGAAAAGCTAAACTCTGATACTTTTGTTACTCATATTGAAAAAGCCTTTGGTGAGATACAGGGCGCTTATCAGATGATCAACCGTGAGTTTGCGGTTCTGATCAAAGAAAAGCACCCTGAACTAATCTATATCAATCGTGAGGAAGATATGGGTTATGAAGGGTTGAGAAAGGCCAAGTTGTCTTATCACCCCGTCAAAATGGAGGAAAAGTTTTGGGCGAAGTATATCCAATGA
- a CDS encoding GNAT family N-acetyltransferase translates to MGEVYPMINVRLAQSGEIVRQKEIWKRCFGDADSFIDFYYDNRYKAEDTVVLLDKGQIAAMLTQIPIRVVTQDQRSLNSAMFYAIATHPDDQHRGLATQIIDFSNQFLGQTQKELSVLVPAGKPLFDFYRKLGYQEGFYIRESVLQGNELDPFALHKISPCRISAITPEKYNQRRDQQLKGKLYVAYNDEEIAYQKKLSQMSGAEIYALDCGEGQGCVAIERVTYDKVLIKEILISGELIPNALKEIALHISAKEYVVRTPTYLGENLGGSIHPFGMFKMQRKSDVEITPEASGYLGLAFD, encoded by the coding sequence TTGGGCGAAGTATATCCAATGATTAACGTTAGGCTGGCCCAAAGTGGCGAGATTGTTCGACAAAAAGAAATATGGAAACGATGTTTCGGAGATGCGGATTCGTTTATCGACTTTTATTACGATAACCGATACAAGGCGGAGGATACGGTTGTGTTGCTTGACAAAGGTCAAATCGCAGCAATGCTGACTCAGATTCCGATCCGTGTTGTAACTCAAGATCAACGAAGCTTGAATTCAGCAATGTTTTATGCAATTGCCACTCATCCTGACGATCAGCACAGAGGTCTTGCCACTCAAATCATTGATTTCAGCAACCAATTTCTGGGGCAAACTCAGAAAGAACTTTCAGTGCTTGTCCCTGCAGGAAAGCCCCTTTTTGACTTCTATCGTAAATTGGGATATCAGGAAGGTTTCTATATTCGGGAATCTGTTCTTCAGGGCAACGAGCTTGATCCTTTTGCTCTTCACAAAATAAGCCCCTGCAGAATTTCGGCCATAACTCCCGAAAAGTATAATCAAAGGCGAGATCAACAACTTAAGGGTAAGCTCTATGTTGCCTATAATGATGAAGAAATTGCCTATCAGAAGAAGCTTTCACAAATGTCAGGAGCAGAAATCTACGCTCTCGACTGTGGAGAAGGACAAGGCTGTGTAGCTATCGAACGCGTGACGTACGATAAAGTACTCATCAAAGAGATATTAATTTCTGGAGAGCTTATTCCAAATGCACTTAAAGAAATTGCTTTACACATATCGGCCAAGGAGTATGTCGTGCGTACACCTACCTACTTAGGGGAGAATTTAGGAGGCTCCATTCATCCATTTGGAATGTTTAAGATGCAGCGAAAAAGTGACGTTGAGATTACGCCTGAAGCTTCCGGTTATCTAGGCTTGGCGTTTGATTAG
- a CDS encoding 3-deoxy-7-phosphoheptulonate synthase yields the protein MSMKFIKRIPTAEEVLEHIPMPSHIQEIKKKRDQEIRNVFANQDDRFLLIVGPCSADNEDSVCEYISKLAEVQEKVKKELLIIPRIYTNKPRTTGEGYKGMMHQPDPEKKPDLCEGIKAIRRLHLRALSESYMPAADEMLYPENYSYLADVLGYIAIGARSVENQQHRLTVSGVDTPVGMKNPTGGDISVMLNSIFAAQHPHSYIYNGWEVESTGNPYTHAILRGAVDRNGRNIPNYHYENLTYLAKEYEKLELHNPAIIVDVNHANSMKCFYEQPRITREVLMSRKYDINLQKMVKGLMIESYLVEGNQGIGENIYGKSITDACLGWEDTEKLIYYIAENK from the coding sequence ATGAGTATGAAATTTATTAAGAGAATACCGACGGCTGAAGAGGTTTTAGAGCATATTCCCATGCCGAGTCATATTCAGGAGATCAAAAAGAAACGAGATCAAGAAATTAGAAACGTTTTTGCGAATCAAGATGATCGTTTTCTCCTGATTGTTGGCCCATGTTCTGCAGACAATGAAGATTCGGTGTGTGAATATATCAGTAAGCTGGCAGAAGTTCAAGAAAAGGTTAAAAAAGAGCTCTTAATTATCCCGAGAATCTATACCAATAAACCACGCACGACAGGTGAAGGGTATAAGGGAATGATGCATCAGCCTGATCCTGAAAAAAAACCGGATTTATGTGAGGGAATCAAAGCTATTCGAAGATTGCACCTTAGAGCCTTATCTGAATCCTACATGCCGGCAGCTGACGAAATGCTCTACCCTGAAAATTACAGCTATCTTGCCGATGTTTTGGGATATATTGCAATTGGAGCGCGCTCTGTAGAAAATCAACAGCACCGACTTACGGTAAGTGGTGTAGATACACCAGTAGGAATGAAAAATCCAACAGGTGGGGATATATCCGTCATGTTGAACTCGATTTTTGCGGCGCAACATCCGCACTCTTATATCTATAATGGTTGGGAAGTAGAATCGACAGGTAATCCGTATACGCATGCTATTTTAAGAGGGGCAGTCGATCGGAACGGAAGAAATATTCCAAATTATCATTATGAAAATCTTACGTATCTGGCAAAAGAATATGAAAAACTAGAGCTTCATAATCCGGCTATTATTGTTGATGTCAATCATGCTAATTCAATGAAATGTTTTTATGAGCAACCTAGAATCACCAGGGAAGTCTTAATGAGCAGAAAGTATGATATAAACCTTCAGAAGATGGTTAAAGGTTTAATGATTGAGAGTTATCTTGTGGAAGGGAACCAAGGCATCGGTGAAAATATTTACGGGAAATCAATAACAGATGCCTGCCTGGGCTGGGAGGATACAGAAAAACTCATTTATTACATTGCGGAGAATAAGTAA
- the ytvI gene encoding sporulation integral membrane protein YtvI produces the protein MKEYIQKVAVTLLVILAFVFVPLFFYSIFPHFTPFIIAFLFALLLEPFNLWMVKKLKISWPIAVNISYFLFFGGVILLTYFLSTKLIREVLELMKYIQRNIPEIQTWFSDVFQQIHEFTLFLPPEMGMQIEQIYTNFMQQLSNLNLLSSLGAYTFNLTAAIPNFFIVMIIFFISLYMMSLDLKKIKSKFFSFFKDTSKPKVEVVLSDLRNATVGFLQAQVILSTITYLVSLSGLLILGVRYAMALALLIVIVDILPILGTGSVLVPWGLFSMALGDIFLGVGLIVLFLLITVLRRIIEPKILGVRIGLNALTTLICIWVGFKAMGIAGVFLFPLLLILYKALIKAKVIQFRVKI, from the coding sequence ATGAAAGAATATATACAAAAGGTTGCGGTTACTCTATTGGTGATTTTGGCCTTTGTTTTCGTACCACTGTTTTTCTACTCCATATTTCCGCATTTTACACCTTTTATTATCGCTTTCCTTTTTGCTTTACTCTTAGAACCGTTTAATCTATGGATGGTGAAGAAATTAAAGATCAGTTGGCCGATTGCAGTAAATATCTCATATTTTCTTTTCTTTGGTGGGGTTATCCTCCTCACCTATTTCCTCTCGACCAAACTGATCCGAGAAGTCCTTGAGTTAATGAAATATATACAGAGAAATATCCCAGAGATTCAAACCTGGTTTTCTGATGTTTTTCAGCAGATTCATGAATTTACCCTTTTCCTTCCTCCTGAAATGGGGATGCAAATCGAACAGATCTATACAAACTTTATGCAGCAATTATCGAATTTGAATCTTCTTTCAAGTCTCGGTGCTTATACGTTTAACCTGACCGCTGCAATTCCTAATTTTTTCATTGTAATGATTATTTTCTTCATTTCGCTTTATATGATGAGCCTCGATCTAAAGAAGATTAAAAGTAAGTTCTTCTCATTTTTTAAGGATACCTCTAAGCCAAAAGTCGAAGTCGTTCTCTCAGACTTACGCAATGCTACAGTTGGTTTCTTACAGGCCCAGGTCATTTTAAGTACGATTACCTACCTGGTAAGCCTTAGCGGTTTACTTATCCTTGGTGTGCGTTATGCCATGGCCTTAGCACTCCTTATCGTGATTGTAGATATTTTACCGATTCTGGGTACAGGCTCTGTGCTCGTCCCTTGGGGATTGTTTTCAATGGCTTTAGGAGATATATTTCTCGGGGTAGGGTTGATTGTCTTATTCCTCTTAATTACGGTTTTGCGCCGCATTATCGAACCGAAGATTCTGGGAGTGAGAATTGGCTTAAATGCATTAACCACGCTGATTTGCATTTGGGTTGGATTCAAAGCAATGGGAATAGCTGGAGTTTTCCTATTCCCATTGCTTCTCATTCTCTACAAAGCATTAATCAAGGCCAAAGTGATTCAGTTTAGGGTAAAAATCTGA
- a CDS encoding radical SAM protein: protein MFYEGSIYRPPSESSSLILQVTVGCKHNQCTFCSMYKGKTFRQKKREEIDVIIEEGASLYPFAERIFLADGDALTFETELLVDILKKIYARFPHLKRVGIYGGPLDILAKSPEELSLLKQHGLHIVYLGIESGSAEVLQHIKKGVTPQEMINAGQRIVASGILLSCTVISGLGGTALTKEHALETAKVVSAIDPQYFGTLTLMLDPEAPLRRQMVAGTFKLLNPWEILEELKLMIEHLEVHNCIYRSNHASNYLTLKAHLPEEKDALLSKLTNVIEQHRKELLRPETWRGL from the coding sequence ATGTTTTATGAAGGCTCAATTTACCGTCCGCCGAGTGAATCCTCTAGTCTCATTCTACAGGTCACCGTGGGTTGCAAGCATAATCAATGTACCTTCTGTAGCATGTATAAAGGCAAAACCTTCCGTCAAAAGAAGCGCGAAGAAATAGACGTAATAATTGAGGAGGGAGCCTCTTTATACCCCTTCGCCGAACGGATCTTTCTTGCTGACGGGGATGCTCTCACCTTCGAGACTGAACTCTTAGTGGATATTCTCAAGAAAATTTATGCAAGGTTTCCACATCTGAAACGGGTCGGCATTTATGGCGGACCCTTGGATATCTTAGCAAAATCTCCCGAAGAACTAAGCCTCCTCAAGCAACATGGATTGCACATCGTCTACTTAGGTATCGAAAGCGGAAGCGCCGAGGTTCTTCAGCACATAAAAAAAGGCGTGACCCCTCAGGAGATGATCAACGCAGGGCAACGCATTGTTGCTAGTGGTATTCTTTTATCTTGCACAGTCATCTCAGGTCTTGGGGGTACAGCGTTAACAAAAGAGCATGCACTTGAAACAGCCAAAGTCGTGAGTGCCATCGATCCTCAATACTTTGGAACCTTAACCTTGATGCTTGACCCTGAAGCTCCACTCAGGCGACAAATGGTAGCAGGAACCTTCAAGCTCCTTAATCCCTGGGAAATCCTCGAAGAACTAAAGCTTATGATTGAGCATCTCGAAGTCCATAATTGTATTTACCGAAGTAATCACGCTTCGAATTACCTAACGCTCAAAGCGCATCTCCCCGAAGAAAAAGATGCCTTACTCTCGAAATTAACTAACGTCATAGAACAACATCGCAAGGAACTGTTAAGACCTGAAACGTGGCGCGGACTATAA
- a CDS encoding cation diffusion facilitator family transporter → MIKLIVKTFINNYEAIQDKKVREAYGVLGGILGVICNLLLFILKLTIGMLSNSIAVISDAFNNLSDLGSSLISIIGAKMSNRPPDPEHPFGHGRFEYISSLVVSFLIFSVGFQLFKSSISKILAPEKVVFNSALIIILAFSILVKLWMFSYNRYIGKTINSSIQNATAFDSLNDVLATSAVLLTTLISHYFNFSIDGIVGLAISVLILYTGLQIAKDTINLLLGSAPDSALVQDIKTRVSSGQYIVGTHDLKVHDYGPGRILASIHAEFPDTISTIEAHSIVDDLEDQISNQLGINMVVHIDPLSTNTEKLSQVNVFVNQEVRKINDQFCVQHIRITEGLHKTNIIFSIVVPSDIKESEYKGISQTISKRLMAAQNHVSIVVDSVVASNT, encoded by the coding sequence GTGATTAAGCTAATCGTCAAAACATTTATAAATAATTACGAAGCAATTCAAGACAAAAAGGTTCGTGAAGCTTATGGCGTATTAGGCGGGATCTTAGGCGTCATCTGCAACCTCTTGCTTTTTATTCTCAAATTAACAATAGGTATGCTGAGTAATAGTATCGCTGTTATTTCTGATGCATTTAATAACCTTTCTGACTTAGGCTCATCCTTAATCTCAATCATCGGAGCGAAAATGAGTAATCGTCCCCCCGACCCTGAGCATCCTTTTGGCCATGGAAGATTCGAATATATTTCCTCTCTCGTTGTCTCTTTCCTTATTTTTTCAGTGGGCTTTCAGTTGTTTAAGAGTTCTATTAGTAAAATTCTCGCTCCGGAAAAAGTCGTATTTAACTCAGCCTTGATCATCATTTTAGCATTTTCAATCTTGGTTAAACTCTGGATGTTTTCCTACAATAGATATATTGGCAAAACAATAAATTCCAGTATTCAAAATGCCACAGCCTTCGATAGTCTTAATGACGTTTTGGCTACAAGTGCGGTCCTTTTAACAACCCTGATCAGCCATTATTTCAATTTTTCAATTGATGGAATTGTCGGTCTTGCTATTTCTGTATTAATCTTATATACAGGCTTACAAATTGCAAAAGACACCATCAATTTACTACTCGGCTCTGCTCCCGATTCAGCTCTGGTTCAGGATATCAAAACTAGGGTTAGTAGCGGACAATATATCGTCGGTACTCATGACCTAAAAGTTCACGATTATGGACCAGGAAGAATCCTCGCGTCCATCCATGCAGAATTTCCTGATACGATTAGTACTATCGAAGCTCATTCCATCGTTGATGATCTGGAAGATCAAATTTCCAATCAACTGGGTATTAATATGGTCGTTCACATCGATCCACTCTCAACAAATACTGAAAAGCTTTCACAAGTTAATGTTTTTGTCAATCAAGAAGTTCGAAAAATAAACGACCAATTCTGCGTACAGCATATTCGAATTACTGAAGGCTTACATAAGACTAACATCATTTTTAGTATTGTCGTCCCTTCAGATATCAAAGAATCTGAGTACAAAGGAATAAGCCAAACCATTTCGAAAAGGCTCATGGCGGCGCAGAATCATGTCAGTATCGTTGTGGATTCGGTTGTAGCGAGCAACACCTAA
- a CDS encoding GerMN domain-containing protein, whose protein sequence is MKKLPLYVGILFSFFILSGCTNKNSVSQENKNNSALYSGVQQQTINDYFSYPKNTRYIYTGQGNEYASYTAYVDYINENRVQLRSNNGGTEMVKVLEKKDGELIQLLARGETYFRENFTQNLSLSSAESKSKGEILLKEPIVKGTTWTLTDNRKRTISNVEVDVTTPTGNYKAVEVMTEDTGGKTLDYYAPNVGLVKMVFNSNGSEVSSSLSQIEKNVPLIQNVKFYYPNGNDGKLYFTNKKLSFNTNDITRQILEKEFKNPPQGNLGKVMGVNAKINSLYLNQDNRVYIDLSQAFVSEMNAGSGYESMILQSVVNTVGGYYGVDKVYLTVNGNPYVSGHIEMKRGEDFNVNLRNSVELK, encoded by the coding sequence GTGAAAAAGCTTCCTTTATACGTAGGTATTCTTTTCTCGTTCTTTATTTTAAGCGGTTGTACCAATAAGAATTCGGTCTCTCAAGAGAACAAGAACAACTCAGCGCTTTATTCAGGGGTTCAACAACAAACGATTAATGACTATTTCAGCTATCCGAAAAATACCCGCTATATTTATACGGGTCAAGGCAATGAGTATGCCTCTTATACCGCCTATGTGGACTATATCAATGAAAACCGTGTACAACTTAGATCAAATAACGGGGGCACTGAAATGGTTAAAGTGTTAGAAAAAAAGGATGGAGAGCTGATTCAACTTCTTGCTCGGGGTGAAACATATTTTCGTGAGAATTTCACGCAAAATCTAAGCTTAAGTAGCGCTGAAAGTAAAAGCAAAGGCGAAATTCTCTTAAAAGAACCGATTGTAAAAGGGACGACGTGGACCCTGACGGACAATCGAAAACGCACAATATCCAATGTTGAGGTTGACGTCACCACTCCTACGGGTAACTACAAAGCCGTTGAAGTGATGACAGAAGACACCGGGGGGAAGACGCTTGACTATTATGCTCCAAATGTTGGATTAGTTAAAATGGTTTTTAATTCCAATGGATCAGAAGTTTCCTCAAGCTTAAGCCAAATCGAGAAAAATGTTCCTCTCATCCAAAACGTGAAGTTTTACTATCCTAATGGCAATGATGGAAAACTCTATTTTACGAATAAGAAGCTTTCCTTTAACACCAACGATATCACGAGACAGATCTTAGAGAAGGAATTTAAAAATCCACCCCAGGGGAATCTCGGTAAAGTCATGGGGGTTAATGCTAAAATCAATAGTCTTTATCTCAATCAAGACAATCGAGTATATATCGATTTAAGTCAAGCATTTGTGAGTGAAATGAATGCAGGCTCAGGGTATGAAAGCATGATTTTGCAAAGTGTAGTGAATACAGTTGGCGGTTACTACGGTGTAGACAAGGTCTATTTAACAGTCAATGGAAATCCCTATGTTTCAGGACATATCGAGATGAAAAGGGGAGAGGATTTCAACGTCAATTTGAGAAACAGTGTGGAACTGAAGTAA
- a CDS encoding MBL fold metallo-hydrolase, with amino-acid sequence MNNIYPVRGGRGGDSYLIVGDQKTALVDCGMAYSASNLIHNIKEILSNRPLDCVFLSHSHYDHIGAIPFLRVEWPELKVYGAEHDQSILKRHNALKAIRELSLQAAKVYSEGLIEDYNNDLMKIDNVISEGDRFDLGHSTIQVLETPGHTRCTLSFLINHEILFVSESCGVLSHSGKIYPGFLVSYSQAIESIKKCQALHPKFIYSPHYGLVDSHSIMNYWQNCIESAEKSRYFILHYAELGYNEEQILLEYEEVFRDEESRSEQPIDAFRINTRSMIKTVLNTHSP; translated from the coding sequence ATGAACAACATATATCCTGTCAGAGGTGGAAGAGGCGGCGATTCTTATTTAATCGTGGGTGATCAAAAAACAGCATTAGTGGATTGCGGCATGGCTTATTCTGCTTCGAATCTGATTCACAACATCAAAGAGATTCTTTCCAACCGTCCCTTAGATTGTGTCTTTCTTAGCCATTCGCATTATGATCACATCGGTGCTATTCCCTTCTTAAGAGTGGAATGGCCTGAACTCAAAGTGTATGGTGCTGAACACGATCAAAGTATTTTAAAACGCCACAATGCTCTTAAAGCCATCCGAGAATTGAGTCTTCAGGCTGCTAAAGTATACTCGGAAGGATTAATTGAAGATTACAACAATGATCTCATGAAAATCGACAACGTAATTTCCGAAGGAGATCGTTTTGATTTAGGTCATTCCACTATTCAGGTCCTCGAAACACCAGGGCACACCCGTTGTACGCTCTCATTTTTAATCAATCACGAAATTCTCTTTGTCAGCGAATCGTGTGGAGTATTGAGCCACTCCGGGAAGATCTATCCCGGTTTCTTAGTCAGCTATTCCCAGGCAATTGAATCTATAAAAAAATGTCAGGCCCTTCATCCTAAATTCATCTATTCTCCCCATTACGGGCTCGTCGATTCACACTCTATAATGAACTATTGGCAAAATTGTATCGAATCAGCAGAAAAGAGTCGCTATTTCATCCTCCACTATGCTGAATTAGGATATAATGAAGAACAAATTTTATTAGAATATGAAGAGGTCTTTCGCGACGAAGAGAGTCGCTCAGAGCAACCAATCGATGCCTTTCGGATCAATACGCGGAGTATGATTAAAACCGTGCTAAACACCCACTCACCATAA
- a CDS encoding DUF4405 domain-containing protein — MLKNKNIVKLILDGVIAVAFALLFNAKVMGGLFFHESVGLGIGVGFLVHILLNAQWIKTVTLRLFDRKLPGKARLGYFLNILLFIAMIAVIVSGFMISKIIFPGFRAVDQHGFKALHLGVSYLTLIIVGVHVGLHWQWIAVMMKKVFKVQSTSLMRVLARVALALVIFFGGFQILDTQVAPQISQSGTTMTSNSRQIPPEGIEGKFKGELEGKELGRGKLEAVPGGEFEERDDKLSTSSSAGTILRFSGIIGFFALITYFVEKLQTRKMVRI; from the coding sequence ATGCTAAAGAATAAAAATATCGTTAAATTAATCCTGGATGGAGTTATTGCAGTAGCGTTTGCGTTACTCTTTAATGCAAAAGTCATGGGGGGACTTTTTTTTCATGAAAGTGTGGGTCTGGGAATCGGAGTTGGCTTTTTAGTACATATCTTGCTTAATGCTCAATGGATCAAAACCGTAACGCTAAGGCTTTTTGACCGGAAGCTGCCAGGTAAAGCACGCTTGGGTTATTTCCTGAACATATTGCTTTTTATAGCCATGATCGCAGTTATTGTAAGTGGATTCATGATTTCCAAGATCATTTTCCCTGGTTTCCGTGCAGTGGATCAACACGGGTTTAAAGCTCTCCATCTTGGTGTGTCTTATCTCACACTAATTATCGTAGGTGTGCACGTCGGACTTCATTGGCAATGGATTGCAGTGATGATGAAAAAAGTATTCAAGGTCCAATCTACGAGCTTGATGCGTGTCTTAGCTAGAGTCGCTTTGGCTTTGGTAATCTTTTTCGGAGGCTTCCAAATTCTTGATACTCAAGTCGCTCCCCAAATCTCTCAGTCGGGAACAACGATGACTTCGAACTCAAGGCAAATTCCGCCTGAAGGAATTGAGGGAAAATTTAAGGGTGAATTAGAGGGGAAAGAACTTGGCCGTGGAAAACTTGAGGCAGTACCAGGTGGAGAATTTGAAGAGAGAGACGATAAATTAAGTACATCAAGTTCTGCAGGAACTATCCTCAGATTCTCTGGAATCATCGGGTTCTTCGCTTTAATCACATATTTTGTTGAAAAGTTACAGACGAGAAAAATGGTTAGAATTTAA
- a CDS encoding MBL fold metallo-hydrolase, whose translation MDLRTEVNTITYVSNAGVLIQLKDKKILIDGLCHSRQPLYKDPPPEIAQKIKGGIPPFDNLDLMLITHHHPDHFDPLGIHEFRKSNPQTIIFSTPEVISKIKAYASDNENNLVELNTELYHEEKLTLKGIDIRIFSMLHMGKGYDDVHNFAYLIEYDGVKLMHVGDASPVRENFSEFNLRAENLNCLIAPFPYIALPSARIVIKEYIHPQQISIIHLPNKEHDRFGWVKATHKSFEKIKSDFIETLFFEELGSSHLLNSNHFSRL comes from the coding sequence ATGGATCTCAGAACGGAAGTCAATACGATAACCTATGTCTCCAATGCTGGCGTTCTAATCCAGCTTAAAGATAAGAAAATACTCATCGACGGCTTGTGTCATTCTCGGCAGCCATTATACAAGGACCCCCCGCCTGAAATTGCGCAAAAAATAAAAGGGGGCATTCCCCCTTTTGATAACCTGGATCTTATGCTGATCACACATCATCATCCTGATCACTTCGATCCCCTCGGTATCCATGAGTTTCGAAAAAGCAATCCCCAAACGATAATTTTCTCAACCCCTGAAGTGATTTCTAAAATCAAAGCGTATGCTTCCGACAATGAAAATAATCTAGTCGAATTAAACACCGAGCTGTACCATGAGGAAAAGCTCACCTTAAAGGGAATTGATATCCGGATTTTCTCGATGCTCCACATGGGTAAAGGCTATGACGATGTCCATAATTTTGCTTACCTGATTGAATATGATGGCGTAAAGCTTATGCACGTTGGAGATGCCAGCCCCGTGCGCGAGAATTTTAGTGAGTTTAACCTTAGAGCCGAGAATTTGAATTGCCTTATTGCTCCCTTCCCTTATATCGCCCTACCTTCGGCACGAATCGTGATAAAGGAATACATCCACCCTCAGCAAATATCGATTATCCATTTGCCTAATAAAGAACACGATCGTTTCGGCTGGGTCAAGGCAACTCATAAAAGTTTTGAGAAGATCAAAAGCGATTTCATCGAAACGCTATTTTTCGAAGAGTTAGGAAGCTCTCATCTTTTAAATTCTAACCATTTTTCTCGTCTGTAA